Proteins from one Cellulosilyticum lentocellum DSM 5427 genomic window:
- a CDS encoding putative sporulation protein YtxC, translating into MCCYMLYTSRYKKELLEKLEELEQEEEMANEIEVRQIGSIYEVACLMEDTKEFCDEQLAHVMSDLVQKQVISRVCITYLKSKEELRHIDKRDIMNAFMNNNYLSRQEGFSSFTYYLLYVPILQEIKKTSIFNIEGWIQFRTQKYQILLSDLLEQFVLDYSMKKEVVTFIKLMRDMSILSVPLEEILHLIYNTEGAPQLYNKDMKNMTGFYIGQYCKELLLDSTLTREDYILHILISISPKQLIIHQRAKAREQQFLKTLEIIFDDNINYCKGCMWCSN; encoded by the coding sequence ATGTGCTGTTATATGCTCTATACATCCAGGTATAAAAAAGAACTATTAGAGAAACTAGAAGAACTAGAGCAAGAAGAAGAAATGGCTAATGAAATAGAAGTAAGGCAAATAGGAAGTATCTATGAAGTAGCCTGTTTGATGGAAGATACTAAAGAATTTTGTGATGAGCAATTGGCTCATGTGATGAGTGATTTGGTTCAAAAACAAGTTATTAGTAGAGTTTGTATAACCTATTTAAAAAGTAAAGAAGAGTTGAGACATATAGATAAAAGAGATATTATGAATGCCTTTATGAATAATAATTACCTATCAAGGCAAGAAGGCTTTTCTTCTTTTACCTATTATTTATTATATGTACCTATTTTACAGGAAATAAAAAAAACAAGCATATTTAATATAGAAGGTTGGATACAATTTAGAACTCAAAAATATCAGATTCTATTAAGCGATTTATTGGAACAATTTGTTTTGGATTATAGTATGAAGAAAGAGGTTGTAACTTTTATTAAGCTTATGAGAGATATGAGCATTTTAAGTGTACCATTAGAGGAAATACTACATCTTATTTATAATACAGAAGGGGCGCCTCAACTTTATAATAAAGACATGAAAAATATGACAGGCTTTTATATAGGGCAATACTGTAAGGAACTGTTATTAGATAGTACGTTAACAAGGGAAGATTATATTTTGCATATCCTTATATCGATTAGTCCTAAGCAGCTTATTATTCATCAAAGAGCAAAAGCCAGAGAACAGCAGTTTCTAAAGACATTAGAAATTATTTTTGATGATAATATTAACTATTGCAAGGGGTGCATGTGGTGCAGTAATTAA
- the hslO gene encoding Hsp33 family molecular chaperone HslO, with amino-acid sequence MKTKDYMIRGIDKERNFRFFGTNTKELVNTACINHGLTPVAAAALGRTLTGVAMMGSMLKRDEDRVSIIIKGDGPLGGIIAESNGAGDVKGYVYNPHVDLPLNEFGKLDVAGAVGNANMTVMKDLGLKEPYSGQVPMLSGEIAEDISFYFAVSEQTNSVVMLGVLVDVDYSIRQAGGIIIQVLPDADDDAITQLEKKIKGFKSLTACLEKGQSIEYVLENLLGEIEIMDTTEVRFNCDCSKERMERALISVGKKDLEEIAKEDEKAELVCPFCSNKYQFTKEELEELIEQI; translated from the coding sequence ATGAAAACTAAAGACTATATGATTAGAGGAATAGATAAAGAAAGAAACTTTAGATTTTTTGGGACTAATACAAAGGAACTTGTCAATACTGCTTGCATTAATCATGGATTAACACCAGTAGCAGCTGCTGCTTTAGGTAGAACATTAACAGGGGTTGCTATGATGGGAAGCATGCTTAAAAGAGATGAAGACCGTGTAAGCATTATTATTAAAGGAGATGGACCGCTAGGTGGTATTATTGCTGAATCTAATGGGGCTGGAGATGTAAAAGGATATGTTTATAATCCTCATGTAGACTTGCCACTCAATGAGTTTGGTAAACTAGATGTAGCAGGTGCTGTAGGAAATGCCAATATGACTGTGATGAAGGATCTTGGTCTTAAGGAACCTTACTCAGGCCAGGTACCTATGCTTTCTGGTGAAATTGCAGAAGACATTAGCTTTTACTTCGCTGTATCAGAACAAACTAATTCAGTCGTTATGTTAGGTGTTTTAGTGGATGTAGATTATAGTATTAGACAAGCAGGAGGTATTATTATTCAAGTGTTACCTGATGCAGATGATGATGCCATTACTCAATTAGAGAAAAAAATCAAGGGGTTTAAATCTTTAACGGCGTGTTTAGAAAAAGGACAGTCTATCGAGTATGTTTTAGAAAATCTTTTAGGTGAGATTGAAATCATGGATACAACAGAAGTAAGGTTTAATTGTGACTGTTCTAAAGAACGTATGGAAAGAGCCCTTATTAGTGTTGGGAAAAAAGACTTAGAAGAAATTGCAAAGGAAGATGAAAAAGCAGAGCTTGTATGTCCTTTCTGCAGTAACAAATATCAATTTACCAAAGAAGAATTAGAGGAACTCATTGAGCAAATCTAA
- a CDS encoding class I SAM-dependent DNA methyltransferase, whose protein sequence is MESYNQFASVYDLFMEDTPYEKWFSYIEASLNKYNLSPKSVCELGCGTGQMTTLFAKKGLEVIGIDLSAEMLMMAQDHAFEDELEILYLLQDMASFELGEPVDFICSCCDSMNYLLEEEELLQSFLRVKRFLKPSGLFIFDMNTQYKYKEVLGNQIFADQTEEAAYIWTNYYDEEEEINEYEVSFFIQDEDGKYDRSIENHYQRAYSMEQVKALLEKAGLEVLEVNDNYSNKPLVELSERATFIVRNNG, encoded by the coding sequence ATGGAAAGCTATAATCAGTTTGCTAGTGTATATGATTTGTTTATGGAAGATACACCTTATGAGAAATGGTTTTCTTATATAGAAGCTAGTTTAAATAAATACAATTTGAGTCCTAAGTCGGTATGTGAGCTTGGCTGTGGTACAGGTCAAATGACGACTTTGTTTGCTAAAAAGGGACTAGAAGTAATAGGAATTGATTTGTCAGCAGAAATGCTAATGATGGCTCAAGATCATGCCTTTGAAGATGAATTAGAAATTTTATATTTATTACAAGATATGGCTAGTTTTGAATTAGGAGAACCTGTAGATTTTATTTGTAGCTGCTGTGATTCTATGAACTATTTATTAGAAGAAGAAGAACTACTACAGTCTTTTTTGAGAGTTAAGCGTTTTTTAAAACCCTCAGGATTATTTATTTTTGATATGAATACACAGTATAAATATAAAGAAGTATTAGGAAATCAAATTTTTGCAGATCAAACTGAGGAAGCGGCTTATATTTGGACAAACTACTATGATGAAGAAGAGGAAATCAATGAGTATGAAGTAAGCTTCTTCATTCAGGATGAAGATGGCAAATATGATAGAAGTATAGAGAATCATTATCAAAGAGCGTATAGCATGGAGCAAGTTAAGGCTTTATTAGAGAAAGCTGGTCTTGAGGTTTTAGAGGTGAATGATAACTATAGTAATAAGCCATTAGTGGAGCTTTCTGAAAGAGCAACCTTTATTGTAAGAAATAACGGATAA
- a CDS encoding hemolysin family protein, producing MDPSLSVQIVILIILLLGSSFFSASETALMSISKIEVRYMVEQNIKGAKLLDKLLEDSNKLLSVILVGNNLVNIAASSLATVIAIDLSGGSDGSLGVGIATGIMTLLILIFGEITPKSLSAQNAQKIALLVVRPISIIVTVFTPVVKILMFITNGIIRLLGGKPDATKPFITTDELRTIVTVSHEEGVLETDEKQMIYNVFDFGQSCAKDIMVPRTDMICVDLDATYEEILTLYKEEQFSRMPVYQETHDHIVGILHIKDLILNVVSPQHFKVSDYLREAYFVHEFKNNNELFKEMRLQKIGLAIVLDEYGGTAGLVSMEDLIEEIMGDINDEYDSVQDDFVKVSEEEYVVDGTSRISEVNEELGLDIISNDFDSIGGFVIGLFDRFPTEGEQISYKNINFIVEETVNNRINSLRLLLKSDMNQDAI from the coding sequence TTGGACCCATCGTTATCGGTACAGATTGTTATTTTAATTATTTTACTTTTAGGCTCTAGCTTCTTCTCGGCTTCAGAAACAGCACTTATGAGCATTAGTAAAATAGAAGTGCGTTATATGGTTGAGCAAAATATTAAAGGTGCTAAATTACTAGATAAATTACTTGAGGATTCTAACAAACTTCTTAGTGTTATTCTAGTAGGTAATAACCTAGTTAACATTGCAGCTTCTTCCTTAGCTACTGTCATAGCCATTGATCTTAGTGGCGGATCAGATGGTAGCTTAGGTGTAGGTATTGCAACTGGTATTATGACCTTACTCATTCTTATTTTCGGTGAAATTACACCTAAATCTTTATCTGCTCAAAATGCACAAAAGATAGCACTGTTAGTCGTACGACCTATCTCTATCATCGTTACTGTTTTTACACCCGTTGTTAAAATTCTCATGTTTATTACTAATGGTATCATTCGTCTACTTGGTGGCAAACCTGATGCTACTAAACCTTTTATTACAACAGATGAACTTAGAACAATTGTGACAGTAAGTCACGAAGAAGGTGTCTTAGAGACTGATGAAAAGCAAATGATTTATAATGTATTTGATTTTGGTCAGTCCTGTGCAAAAGATATTATGGTACCACGTACAGATATGATTTGCGTTGATTTAGATGCAACCTATGAAGAAATTCTCACTTTATATAAAGAAGAACAATTTTCTAGAATGCCTGTTTATCAAGAAACACATGACCATATTGTAGGTATTCTACATATTAAAGATCTTATTTTAAATGTCGTCTCACCACAACACTTTAAAGTAAGCGATTACTTAAGAGAAGCCTATTTTGTTCATGAATTTAAAAATAACAATGAACTTTTTAAAGAAATGCGTCTTCAAAAAATAGGTCTTGCTATTGTTTTAGATGAATATGGTGGCACCGCTGGTTTAGTCAGTATGGAAGACTTAATTGAAGAAATCATGGGAGATATTAATGATGAATACGACTCTGTTCAAGATGACTTCGTTAAAGTTAGCGAAGAGGAATATGTAGTAGATGGTACTTCTCGTATTTCTGAAGTTAATGAAGAGTTAGGCCTTGATATTATTTCCAATGATTTTGATTCTATTGGTGGTTTTGTTATCGGCTTATTCGATCGTTTCCCTACTGAAGGAGAACAAATTAGCTATAAAAATATTAACTTTATAGTAGAAGAAACAGTTAATAATCGTATTAATAGCTTGAGACTTTTATTAAAATCAGATATGAATCAAGACGCTATTTAA
- a CDS encoding small, acid-soluble spore protein, alpha/beta type — protein MKNKEKLFDALSPEDKMKLEIAEELGLLDKVQEGGWKALSAKETGRIGGLMTKKKRELNKAAEEANNSK, from the coding sequence ATGAAAAATAAAGAAAAGCTATTTGATGCACTATCACCAGAAGACAAAATGAAGTTAGAAATAGCCGAAGAACTAGGCTTATTAGATAAAGTACAAGAAGGAGGTTGGAAGGCTCTTAGTGCCAAAGAGACAGGTCGTATTGGAGGGTTAATGACTAAGAAAAAGAGAGAGCTTAACAAAGCTGCAGAAGAAGCCAATAACAGCAAATAA
- the dapA gene encoding 4-hydroxy-tetrahydrodipicolinate synthase produces MAIFKGAGVAIVTPFYENGDINFGKLEEYIDFQISNGTDAIIICGTTGEASTMTDDEHLECIKVAVDRTAGRVPVIAGTGSNDTRHGINLTRNAKALGADATLQVTPYYNKATQKGLVEHFTAIGKAVDLPMILYSVPSRTGVTINPQTVYELSKYDFVQGIKEATGNISTVAEIAALCGDDFSIYSGNDDQIIPILSLGGKGVISVLSNVAPKQTHDIVKLYLDGHTKEARALQLRLLPLIKALFCEVNPIPVKAALNLMGMEAGPCRLPLTTLEEAHLPGLKNALTNAGLLV; encoded by the coding sequence ATGGCAATTTTTAAAGGCGCAGGTGTAGCAATCGTTACACCATTTTATGAAAATGGAGATATTAACTTTGGTAAACTAGAGGAATATATTGATTTCCAAATTAGTAATGGTACAGATGCTATTATTATTTGTGGCACCACTGGTGAGGCCTCAACGATGACAGATGACGAGCATCTTGAATGCATCAAAGTAGCTGTAGACCGCACTGCTGGCAGAGTTCCAGTTATTGCAGGCACTGGAAGTAATGATACAAGACATGGTATTAATTTAACTAGAAATGCAAAAGCTTTAGGAGCAGATGCAACCCTTCAAGTAACACCTTATTATAACAAAGCTACTCAAAAAGGGTTAGTTGAACATTTCACAGCCATTGGAAAAGCTGTTGATTTGCCTATGATTCTTTATAGTGTCCCTAGCCGTACAGGTGTGACTATTAATCCTCAAACCGTTTATGAACTTTCTAAATATGATTTTGTTCAAGGAATCAAGGAAGCTACAGGCAATATTTCGACTGTTGCTGAGATTGCTGCTCTTTGCGGAGATGATTTCTCTATTTACTCTGGAAATGATGATCAGATTATTCCTATTCTTTCTTTAGGTGGAAAAGGTGTTATTTCTGTATTATCTAACGTTGCTCCAAAACAAACTCACGATATTGTTAAACTTTATTTGGATGGCCACACAAAAGAAGCAAGAGCATTACAGTTAAGATTACTTCCTCTTATTAAAGCACTTTTCTGTGAAGTTAATCCTATTCCTGTTAAAGCAGCACTTAACTTAATGGGTATGGAAGCTGGTCCATGCAGATTACCTCTTACCACATTAGAAGAAGCTCACTTACCAGGACTTAAAAATGCACTTACAAATGCTGGCCTATTAGTATAA
- the dapB gene encoding 4-hydroxy-tetrahydrodipicolinate reductase, protein MIKLLMHGCNGKIGQTISRLLKQHDDIELVAGVDPYLDLPNPFPVFAKIDECDVPADVIIDFSTATAVKGLIDYCVSRHIPAVVCTTGLSPEDIDYLKEASTQVPIFFSANMSLGVNLLIALAKRATEVLAGSGFDIEIIEKHHNQKIDAPSGTALAIADAINDTLDHSYNYRYDRTTVREKRPKNEIGIHAIRGGTIVGEHEILFAGNDEFISLTHQATSKEVFAVGAINAAKFLVHKAPGLYNMEHLLDAKH, encoded by the coding sequence ATGATAAAATTATTAATGCATGGTTGCAATGGTAAAATCGGGCAAACCATTAGTAGATTGCTGAAACAACATGATGACATTGAATTAGTAGCAGGTGTAGACCCTTATTTAGACCTGCCCAATCCTTTCCCTGTGTTCGCTAAAATAGATGAATGTGATGTACCTGCAGATGTCATTATCGACTTTTCTACAGCTACTGCTGTAAAAGGCCTTATTGATTACTGCGTTTCTCGTCATATTCCTGCTGTTGTTTGTACAACAGGCTTATCTCCTGAGGATATTGATTACTTAAAAGAGGCAAGTACACAAGTACCTATTTTCTTTTCTGCTAATATGTCCTTAGGTGTTAATCTCCTTATCGCTTTAGCTAAACGTGCTACTGAGGTACTAGCTGGTAGTGGTTTTGATATTGAAATCATTGAAAAACATCATAATCAAAAAATTGACGCCCCTAGCGGTACAGCACTTGCTATTGCTGATGCTATTAATGATACTTTAGATCATAGTTATAACTATCGCTATGACCGCACTACTGTACGTGAAAAGAGACCAAAGAATGAAATTGGTATTCACGCAATACGTGGTGGCACCATTGTAGGAGAACATGAAATTCTCTTTGCTGGTAATGATGAGTTCATTTCACTTACTCATCAAGCGACTTCTAAAGAAGTTTTTGCTGTAGGTGCTATTAATGCTGCTAAATTCTTAGTTCATAAGGCTCCAGGTCTTTATAATATGGAACATTTATTAGATGCAAAGCACTAA
- a CDS encoding cob(I)yrinic acid a,c-diamide adenosyltransferase has protein sequence MENGLVQVYYGTGKGKTTAAIGLGVRAIGNDYKVIMIQFLKNDMTGECRVLKDLEPYFKVFHFEKRRGFTWQLNPEEKQELRSETTNALKFASKVMDTGECDVLILDEVLNSVESGIISEDELYELICNKSDDVELVLTGRKLPIRIAEKADYISHIDDIKHPTEKGRDARAGIEY, from the coding sequence ATGGAGAATGGACTTGTCCAAGTGTACTATGGTACAGGGAAAGGAAAAACAACAGCAGCTATAGGACTAGGTGTTAGGGCTATAGGAAATGATTATAAAGTTATTATGATTCAATTCTTAAAAAATGATATGACGGGTGAATGCCGTGTCTTAAAGGATTTAGAACCGTATTTCAAGGTATTTCATTTTGAAAAAAGACGAGGGTTCACTTGGCAATTAAATCCAGAAGAAAAGCAGGAGTTAAGAAGTGAAACAACTAATGCTTTAAAATTTGCAAGTAAAGTAATGGATACTGGAGAATGTGATGTTCTTATTTTAGACGAGGTGCTTAATTCTGTAGAATCAGGGATTATTTCTGAAGATGAACTCTATGAACTTATTTGTAATAAGTCAGACGATGTGGAGTTAGTGCTTACAGGGCGTAAGCTACCTATTCGTATTGCAGAAAAAGCAGATTATATTAGTCATATCGATGATATCAAGCATCCAACGGAAAAAGGTAGAGATGCCAGAGCTGGAATAGAATATTAA
- a CDS encoding M48 family metallopeptidase has product MEYIIIKQKRKTASIAIDKDLRVVVKVPKYMSQTAIKKLVAEHETWIETTLKKKKVLYETQDFIKTGRLLYLGNYWPVTFENGNNQQGKVVFNETSGFKIQTTGDEKQIRGLVELFFKERAKIYLKELSDEYAARLGVQYHKITIRKQATRWGSCSRQGNLSYNLKILCAPTDMIAYVVLHEVMHLRHFNHSQAFWKAMEEEMPDYKRRMNYFKQFGQNFMI; this is encoded by the coding sequence ATGGAATATATTATTATCAAACAAAAGAGAAAAACAGCAAGTATAGCTATTGATAAAGATTTGAGAGTTGTTGTAAAAGTGCCTAAATATATGTCGCAAACAGCCATAAAAAAGCTAGTAGCTGAGCATGAAACGTGGATTGAAACAACACTGAAGAAGAAAAAAGTACTTTATGAAACACAAGATTTTATAAAGACAGGAAGACTTCTTTACTTAGGAAATTATTGGCCGGTTACCTTTGAAAATGGAAATAATCAGCAAGGGAAGGTAGTCTTTAATGAAACCAGTGGATTTAAAATTCAAACTACAGGTGATGAAAAACAAATAAGAGGATTAGTAGAGTTGTTTTTTAAAGAACGAGCTAAGATTTATCTAAAAGAACTTTCAGATGAGTATGCAGCACGTTTAGGCGTACAATATCATAAAATAACTATTAGAAAACAAGCCACTAGATGGGGGAGTTGTTCTAGGCAAGGTAATCTATCTTATAATTTAAAGATTCTTTGTGCACCAACCGATATGATTGCTTACGTGGTTCTTCATGAAGTAATGCACTTAAGGCATTTTAATCATAGCCAGGCTTTTTGGAAGGCCATGGAAGAGGAAATGCCGGATTATAAAAGGCGCATGAATTACTTTAAGCAATTTGGACAAAACTTTATGATATAA
- a CDS encoding single-stranded DNA-binding protein, whose translation MLKADKPVKEQIEDKERVGMVEHILENNEVVLIGKVVSDIKFSHKVYGEGFYTFELEVPRLSSSADILPVTISERILPSIGNVQGKVLEVLGQFRSYNQYEEGKNRLILTVFILEVKEVSEQELAKNKNYIYLNGYVCKEPIYRTTPFGREITDLLLAVNRSYHKSDYIPCITWGRNARFAQNLAVGDHIQVWGRIQSRIYQKKLETGDTATKIAYEISISKMETVDENGNSSSSTEVLEAE comes from the coding sequence ATGTTAAAGGCAGACAAACCTGTTAAAGAACAAATAGAGGATAAGGAGAGGGTAGGAATGGTAGAACACATATTAGAAAACAATGAGGTTGTACTCATCGGAAAGGTAGTAAGTGATATAAAATTTAGCCATAAGGTTTATGGTGAGGGGTTTTATACTTTTGAACTAGAAGTACCTAGATTAAGCAGTTCAGCAGATATTTTACCTGTTACCATTTCGGAAAGAATACTACCATCTATCGGAAATGTACAAGGAAAGGTATTAGAGGTTTTAGGACAATTTCGTTCTTACAATCAATATGAAGAAGGTAAGAATAGACTGATACTAACGGTATTTATATTAGAAGTTAAAGAGGTTTCAGAGCAAGAGCTAGCTAAAAATAAGAATTATATTTATCTAAATGGTTATGTGTGTAAAGAACCTATTTATCGTACAACGCCATTTGGTAGAGAAATCACAGATTTACTGTTAGCAGTTAATAGATCTTATCATAAGTCAGACTACATTCCTTGTATTACTTGGGGGCGCAATGCAAGGTTTGCACAAAATCTAGCGGTAGGAGATCATATTCAAGTATGGGGACGTATTCAAAGTAGAATTTATCAGAAGAAGTTAGAAACAGGCGATACGGCTACTAAGATTGCTTATGAAATATCTATTAGTAAAATGGAAACAGTAGATGAGAATGGTAATAGTAGCAGTAGTACTGAAGTTCTAGAAGCAGAATAA
- a CDS encoding Spo0E family sporulation regulatory protein-aspartic acid phosphatase, whose protein sequence is METPNSAYIIKLKRKLAHIIIQNNYNLLSPEVIRLSIELDQLILPLFIKQIEEVE, encoded by the coding sequence ATGGAAACACCTAATTCTGCTTATATTATTAAATTAAAAAGAAAGCTAGCTCATATCATTATTCAAAATAACTATAATCTGCTCTCCCCAGAAGTTATCCGTTTAAGTATAGAACTCGATCAATTAATACTTCCTCTATTTATCAAACAAATAGAGGAAGTAGAATAA
- a CDS encoding polysaccharide deacetylase family protein, whose amino-acid sequence MKNVKKYLKRVVAIVLAIMCSLPVLGAPTKKLPIYCVNTNGEKKVALSFDAAWGADDTDELLATLDKYQVKATFFIVGDWVRKYPDMVKKLADAGHDIANHSNKHPHMNQMSKDAIKKDIMAAHEALKNVTGQEANLFRPPYGEYNNAVIEAAQECNYYTVQWDVDSLDWKEYGLQQLIDKVVKHKNLRPGSIVLLHNNAKYTAKALDSIIKGLIDQGYTLVPISELILKDVPYTLDHEGRQQPVR is encoded by the coding sequence TTGAAAAATGTTAAAAAGTATTTAAAAAGAGTAGTAGCCATTGTACTGGCGATCATGTGTAGTTTACCGGTTTTGGGAGCTCCTACCAAGAAACTTCCTATTTACTGTGTGAATACTAATGGAGAAAAGAAAGTGGCGCTTTCTTTTGATGCTGCATGGGGAGCAGATGACACAGATGAATTATTAGCTACTTTGGATAAGTATCAAGTTAAAGCCACTTTTTTTATTGTAGGAGATTGGGTTAGAAAATATCCAGATATGGTAAAAAAATTAGCAGATGCAGGGCATGATATTGCTAATCATTCCAATAAACATCCACATATGAACCAGATGAGTAAAGATGCTATTAAAAAAGATATTATGGCTGCTCATGAGGCTTTAAAAAATGTAACAGGACAAGAAGCTAATTTGTTTAGGCCTCCTTATGGAGAATATAACAATGCAGTTATTGAGGCAGCACAAGAATGTAATTACTACACAGTGCAGTGGGATGTGGACTCTCTAGATTGGAAAGAATATGGTTTGCAACAACTTATAGATAAAGTTGTTAAGCATAAAAATTTAAGACCAGGTTCTATTGTACTTCTTCACAATAATGCTAAATATACTGCAAAAGCTTTAGATAGTATTATAAAAGGGTTAATTGATCAAGGCTATACCCTCGTGCCAATTTCAGAACTTATTTTGAAGGATGTTCCCTACACTTTAGACCATGAAGGTAGACAACAACCAGTTCGTTAA
- the uvsE gene encoding UV DNA damage repair endonuclease UvsE: MEGQKQPQIRVGYACINLSIKESFRNFRLSAVQKQDEEKITEVMWHNIRLLKKIIDYNIKHNIYVYRVSSDLIPFCTQPYVKTLYEKRVLQNHEMQQYLRDIHSLQEKYQLRLSIHPSQFNVLASPKKEVVNRSIAEINEQTRWSKLLGVSNVVLHIGGSYGNKEEALRRFKANVGYVDCKLISIENDDKTYNAQEVCSLCQDLKLKWVYDYHHCRCHPSPDCAIEELLENYPPDKYHLSTGMPHYDSRPHAELISKGDYRGLIKLLEKSNILKADVIFEAKLKNKAITAILAPKEQGYWILKGENEE, encoded by the coding sequence ATGGAAGGACAAAAACAGCCACAAATAAGAGTAGGTTATGCTTGTATTAATTTATCTATAAAAGAATCTTTTAGAAACTTTAGATTATCAGCCGTGCAAAAGCAGGATGAGGAAAAAATAACAGAGGTTATGTGGCATAATATAAGGCTTTTAAAGAAGATTATAGATTATAATATCAAACATAATATATATGTTTATCGAGTGAGTTCAGATTTAATTCCTTTTTGTACACAACCTTATGTCAAAACACTTTATGAGAAAAGAGTATTGCAAAACCACGAGATGCAACAATATTTAAGAGATATTCACTCTTTACAAGAAAAATATCAACTTAGATTAAGTATTCATCCAAGCCAATTTAATGTCCTTGCCAGTCCGAAGAAAGAGGTAGTTAATAGGTCTATTGCAGAAATCAACGAGCAGACAAGATGGAGTAAATTGTTGGGGGTATCGAATGTGGTATTACACATAGGAGGAAGTTATGGCAATAAGGAGGAAGCCTTAAGGCGATTTAAGGCAAATGTGGGGTATGTGGATTGCAAGCTTATTTCTATAGAAAATGATGATAAGACCTATAATGCACAAGAAGTTTGTTCTTTGTGTCAAGATTTGAAATTAAAGTGGGTGTATGACTATCATCATTGTCGTTGTCATCCCAGTCCGGATTGTGCAATAGAAGAACTTTTGGAAAATTATCCACCAGATAAATATCACCTTTCTACAGGAATGCCTCATTATGATTCTAGACCCCATGCAGAGTTAATTAGTAAAGGGGATTATAGGGGCCTTATTAAGTTGTTGGAGAAAAGTAATATTCTAAAGGCGGATGTAATCTTTGAGGCTAAACTAAAAAATAAAGCTATTACAGCTATTTTAGCTCCTAAAGAACAAGGATATTGGATTTTAAAAGGCGAGAATGAGGAATAA
- a CDS encoding C40 family peptidase yields MRGKQLGVLGGLLIAMTMFTTNLFASEIEIGVVTQKSSAYYSADVLGEKAGYVFEGESLTIVEEVDGFYGVLLEEDELVYIEKSCLQVEQLEEEKDETEEVTTTNEVVNEPQPVKEEVSPVPKKEEVKISKGEEVVAYAKQFIGTPYRSGGNSLTKGVDCSGFTQQVFLKFGVKLQRSSRSQYASNGKKITKDQLQPGDLVFYGYNGSVNHVAIYIGNGQIIHAPVPGKSVCTEPLWQRGCAPIIGYKRVV; encoded by the coding sequence ATGAGAGGCAAACAATTAGGTGTTTTAGGCGGTCTATTAATAGCAATGACAATGTTTACAACTAACCTATTTGCATCAGAAATTGAAATAGGAGTAGTTACTCAAAAAAGTAGTGCTTATTACTCTGCAGATGTATTAGGAGAAAAGGCGGGGTATGTCTTTGAAGGTGAAAGTTTAACCATAGTAGAAGAAGTAGATGGCTTCTATGGTGTCTTATTAGAAGAAGATGAATTAGTATATATAGAGAAGTCTTGTTTGCAGGTGGAACAGTTAGAGGAAGAAAAGGATGAAACTGAAGAAGTAACTACAACAAATGAAGTAGTGAATGAACCTCAGCCAGTGAAAGAAGAAGTTTCCCCAGTTCCTAAAAAGGAAGAGGTTAAGATTTCAAAAGGTGAAGAAGTAGTAGCTTATGCTAAGCAATTTATTGGAACACCTTATAGAAGTGGTGGCAATAGTTTAACTAAAGGTGTAGATTGTTCTGGATTCACACAACAAGTCTTTTTAAAGTTTGGTGTGAAGTTACAAAGATCTTCTCGTAGTCAATATGCGAGTAATGGCAAGAAAATAACCAAGGATCAATTGCAGCCAGGAGATTTAGTATTTTACGGTTATAATGGTAGTGTTAATCATGTAGCTATATACATAGGTAATGGTCAAATTATTCATGCACCAGTACCAGGAAAATCTGTTTGCACAGAACCATTATGGCAGAGAGGCTGTGCACCTATTATTGGATATAAACGTGTTGTTTAA